A genomic window from Eptesicus fuscus isolate TK198812 chromosome 19, DD_ASM_mEF_20220401, whole genome shotgun sequence includes:
- the TRAM1 gene encoding translocating chain-associated membrane protein 1, whose product MAIRRKSTKSPPILSHEFILQNHADIVSCVAMVFLLGLMFEISAKASIIFVTLQYNVTLPATEEQATESASFYYYGIKDLATIFFYMLVAIIVHAIIQEYVLDKINRRMHFSKTKHSKFNESGQLSAFYLFSCIWGTFILVSENYISDPTILWRAYPPNLMTFQVKFFYILQLAYWFHAFPELYFQKTKKEDIPRQLVYIGLYLFHIAGAYLLNLNHLGLVLLVPHYFVEFLFHISRLFYFTDEKYQKGFSLWAVLFVLGRLLTLILSVLTVGFGLARAENQKLDFSTGNFNVLGVRIAVLASICITQAFMMWKFINFQLRRWREHSTFQAPTVKKKPTVTKGRSRKGTENGVNGTVTSNGADSPRNRKEKSS is encoded by the exons ATGGCGATTCGCAGGAAGAGCACCAAGAGCCCCCCGATCCTGAGCCACGAATTCATCCTGCAGAATCACGCGGACATCGTCTCCTGTGTGGCGATGGTCTTCCTGCTGGGGCTCATGTTCGAG atATCAGCAAAAGCGTCTATCATTTTTGTTACTCTTCAGTACAATGTTACCCTCCCTGCAACAG AAGAACAAGCTACTGAATCAGCATCTTTTTATTACTATGGTATCAAAGATTTGGCTACAATTTTCTTCTACATGCTAGTGGCGATAATTGTTCATGCCATAATTCAAGAGTATGTGTTGGAT aaaattaacaGGCGTATGCACTTCTCCAAAACGAAACACAGCAAGTTTAATGAATCTGGTCAGCTTAGTGCATTCTACCTATTTTCTTGTATTTGGGGCACATTCATTCTAGTTTCT GAAAACTACATCTCAGACCCAACTATCTTGTGGAGGGCTTATCCCCCTAACCTGATGAC ATTTCAGGTGAAGTTTTTCTACATATTACAGTTGGCTTACTGGTTTCATGCTTTTCCTGAGCTCTACTTCCAGAAAACCAAAAAA GAGGATATTCCTCGGCAGCTTGTCTACATAGGTCTTTACCTCTTTCACATTGCCGGAGCTTATCTTTTGAA CTTGAATCATCTAGGACTTGTTCTTTTGGTGCCACATTATTTTGTTGAATTTCTTTTCCACATTTCCCGCCTGTTTTATTTCACTGATGAAAAGTATCAGAAAGG CTTTTCTCTGTGGGCAGTTCTGTTTGTTTTGGGAAGACTTCTGACTTTAATTCTTTCAGTACTAACTGTTGGCTTTGGCCTTGCAAGAGCAGAGaaccagaagctggatttcagtacTGGAAACTTCAATGTGTTGGGCGTAAG AATTGCTGTTCTGGCATCGATTTGCATTACCCAAGCATTCATGATGTGGAAGTTCATTAATTTTCAGCTTCGCAGGTGGAGAGAACATTCTACTTTTCAGGCACCAACTGTGAAGAAGAAGCCAACAGTGACAAAGGGCAGATCTAGAAAAGGAACAG